In the genome of Lysobacter sp. 5GHs7-4, the window CATCTTCCACTCCCTGTCGTCGAATGCGCCGGCGTCGTTGCCGGCGTTGCGACCGTAGGGCGGAATTTGTTGGCGCGGAGTGAGGCGGAAACTAAGATTTCGTGACTTTGTGACCGCGGTCCGCACGCATGTCGCGAAATGATTAGCCAGGCACATCGGCAGGGTGACGCCGGTGCCGCGCTTGCAACCGCGCCCGACTTTGCTACTCTGCGGCCTCAGTCGCGGATTCCCATGCCAGCCGGCCCCGTCTCCCGACCCGTGTCAGATGCCGCCTCACCGCGGCCGCGTTATCCGTAGGTCCGTGCCGTTCAGGGCCCTCAGGTAACCGCCCCCTGTTCCCGCAGTGCCGGCTCATAGGCTTTCCGCGCTCCCATTCTCACGTATGGAGCTTGCGATGAAAGTACTGGCCTGCGATGGCATCCACGAAGACGGTCTGGCCCTGTTCCGCGATGCGGGCTGGGACGTGGTCGTCGCCCCCGCCCCGATCAAGGATCCCGACGTGCTGGCCCTGGCGCTGGCCGACGTCGACGCCGTGCTGGTGCGTTCGGCCACCGCGGTGCCGGCGCAGGCGCTGCGCGAGGCCAAGCAGCTGCGCGTGATCGGCCGTGCCGGCGCCGGCGTGGACACCATCGACGTCGATGCCGCCACCGCGCGCGGCATCGCGGTGATGAACGCGCCCGACGGCAACACCCTGGCCGCGGCCGAGCACGCGATCTCGCTGCTGTTCGCGCTGGCCCGCCACATCCCGCGCGCCGACGCCGGCATGAAGGCCGGCGAGTGGCCCAAGGCCGGCCTGACCGGCTTCGAGCTGGAAGGCAAGAAACTGGGCGTGATCGGCCTGGGCCGCATCGGCGGCACGGTCGCGCGCAAGGCGCAGGGCATCGGCATGGAAGTGGCCGCGTTCGATCCCTTCCTGCCCGCCTCCGCGGCCGGCAAGGGCAGCGTGCCGCTGAAGACCCTGGACGAACTGCTGGCCTGGGCCGACGTGATCACCCTGCACATCCCGCGCACCAAGGAAACCACCAACCTGCTGTCGGAAGCGCGCATGCGCGCGATGAAGAAGGGCGCTTACCTGATCAACGCCGCGCGCGGCGGCCTGGTCGACGAAAGCGCGCTGCTGACCCTGCTGGACGAGGGGCACATCGCCGGCGCCGCGCTCGACACCTTCGCCACCGAACCGCTGCAGGCCGACTCGCCGCTGCGCGCCAACGCCAAGCTGATCCTGACCCCGCACCTGGGCGCGTCCACCAGCGAAGCGCAGCAGGCGGTCAGCACCATCCTGGCGCGTCAGATCATCGACTTCGTCGCCACCGGCGCGGTCGCCGGCTGCGTCAACCTGCCGCCGCTGACCGCCGAGGCCGCGCGCGAAGTCGGCCCGTGGATGCCGCTGATGTCCTCGCTGGGCCGCCTCGCCGCGCGCCTGGTGCCGGCGCCGACGCGCCTGGAAATCACCTACGCCGGCCGCACCGAGGCGCTGGACACGCGCCCGCTGTCGCGCCTGCTGGTGGCGGCCCTGCTGGGCACCGCTTCGGGCCGCGTGACGCCGGTCAACGCGCTGCAGGAAGCCGCCGCGCGCGGCCTGACCGTGGCCGAAACCCTGGGCGGCGACGGCGACGGTTTCGACCGCCTGCTCAAGCTGCGCGTGATCGGCGAGCACCGCACCCGCGAGATCGAGGCCACCTTGCACCGCGGCCCGCGCGTGGTCCGCCTGGACGGCGTCGAAATCGAATTCGACCCGCAGGCGCACGTGCTGCTGCTGCGCAACGAGGACCGCCCCGGCATGATCGGCCTGGTCGGCAGCCAGCTCGGCGCGGCCGGCGTCAACATCGTCAACTTCGCGCTAGGCGCGGCCGGCGACGGCCAGGCGCGCGCGGCGATCACGGTCGACAAGCCGGTCACCGACGAGCAACTGGCGACCCTGCGCGCGACGCCGGGCATCCTGTCGCTGGCGCAGGTCTGAACCATGCGCATTCTGCTAGCACGTCATGGCGAAACGCCCTGGAACGCCGAAGGCCGTTACCAGGGCCAGGAAGACATCCCGCTGTCGCCGATCGGCGAGGCGCAGGCGGCCGCGCTGGGCGAACGCTTGCGCGAGGTGACGATCACGCGGGCGGTGGCCTCGCCGCTGGTGCGCGCGCGTCGCACCGCCGAGCTCGCGCTGGGGCCGCAGCGCGCCGCCAGCCTGCAACTCGATCCGGGGCTGATGGAAATCGCCCACGGCACCTGGGAAGGCCTGCTCGCCAGCGAGATCCGCGAACGCGACGGCGAACGCCTGCAGGCCTGGCGCGATACGCCGCACGAAGTGCTGATGCCGGGCGGCGAATCGATCCAGCACGTGTTCGACCGCGCCTGGCCGGCGTTCGCACGCGCAGCCGAAGGCCTGGGCGAGCACGACACCCTGCTGGTCGTGGCCCACGACGCGGTCAACCGCGTGCTGCTGTGCCGGGTGCTCGGCATTCCGCTGGCCCGGCTGTGGACCTTCCGCCAGGCGCCGACCACGCTGAACCTGTTGGAAGGCGCCGACGTCGATCACCTGGACGTGGTCCGGCTCAACGACTGCAGCCACCACACCCTGCTGTTCGGCGAGGCGGTGCATCGGGCGTTGTAAGCATCCCGTCCGATGCGCCGCCCGGCGGGGCACAGCGCGTTGCTGGCGCAGCCGGATTTCCGCCGCTACCGGCGGTAGCGGCCGATCCGCCAATGACGCGCATCGCCATTCGAAGGCCTGGACCCGCGGGGCTGCCGCGGGTCCGTCGGTGCGCGGCGGTTTTCGAAGCCGTGCTAGATCAGGTTGGATGCGTCTATCCGATCCAGTCCCAACTCACTTGCTGGTAGCTCGAATATTTCCGCTTGTTGCGCGAGCAAAGTGAAGACGCGATGGAATCCGCTCAGATAGCCGGTATGGAAGGCTTCGGCATCGCTCGCTGGACTCTCTTCCTTGAGGCGCTTCGCCTCCAACGCCATTTCCACCAAGGCCTCGCAAAACGTCTTTGCGAACGCCTCGTATTTTTCGCTATCGTTCATTTCAGCTCCCTACTTGCGCCCTGGCGCTCGCCGTCCTGGCCGGCCCGTGCCAAGCTTCGTTCTATGGATGGGGGACGCACTTCGCGTTCGGATTCGTCGGCGACCGATCAGGGTCGCCCGTTCCTAGTCCTGTCCGTCGAAGCCACGGCGCGACTGAGCCGACGTTCCATGCCGCGACTGAGGAATACCATGAAGTTGCGAACGATGCTGGCCGCTACTCTGCTGCTTTGGGCCCTTGGCGCGACAGCGCAATCGCCGGCGCCGACCCCAACGAAGGCGACGGTTGCCGACCCGCCTACCATCTCGCCGCCGATGCCACCGCCGGCCCCGGCGCCCGAAGACCCCGCGGCCGCTCCCACCGAATGCCCCGCGCTCGCGCCATCCACACGCCCGCCGGTCTATCCGATGGCGCTGGCCGAGCAGGGCCTGTCCGGCGTGACCCTGCTGATGCTGGAGGTCGACCCGTGCGGCGCGGTCGCGCAGGTGCGCGTGGAACGCAGTTCGGGCTACGCCGAGTTCGACCAGGCCGCGGTCGAGGCCGCGCAGGGCTGGCGCCTGGCCCCGGCCTATCAGGACGGCGTGGCGGTGCCGCAGCGGGTGCGCAGGCCGGTGCGCTTCGAGCTGATCGAGGACCTGCCGTAGCGACGCGCAAGCCTGTCTGCGCCACGGCGGATCGGCGACAATGGCGGCATGCAACGCACGCTCGCCGACTGGCTGTCCCATATCGAACGCATCCACCCCAAGTCCATCGACATGGGCCTGGAGCGCATCCGCGCGGTCGCCGCGCGCCTGGGGCTGAAGCGTCCGGGCAAGAAGGTGATCACCGTCGGCGGCACCAACGGCAAGGGCTCGACCGTGGCCTTCGTCGAGGCGATCGCGCGCGCGGCCGGCAAGCGTGTCGGCGCCTACACCTCGCCGCACCTGCTGGCCTACAACGAGCGCGTGCGCATCGACGGCCGCGACGCCGACGACGCGGCGCTGGTCGAGGCCTTCGAGGCCATCGAGGCCGCGCGCCTGCGCGACGGCGAGATCGCGCTGACCTATTTCGAGTACGGCACCCTGGCCGCGCTGTGGCTGTTCGAGCGCGCGCAACTGGACCTGGCGATCCTCGAAGTCGGCCTTGGCGGGCGCCTGGACGCGACCAATATCGTCGATCCCGACGTCGCGGTGATCACCACCGTCGACCTGGATCACCAGGACTACCTGGGCGACGACCGCGAGAGCATCGGCTTCGAGAAGGCCGGCATCGCGCGCGGCTGGAAGCCGCTGGTGCTGGGCGACGACGATCCGCCGTCCAGCGTGCTGCGCCATGCCTATGCGATCGGCGCCTCGGCGCTGCGCGCGAACTGCGACTTCTTCTTCGAAGCCCTGCCGGCGCAGCTCGACGCCGCGCCGCAGTGGCGCTGGCGCGAGGTCGGCTATCGCGCCGAGCTGCCGATGCCGCAGCTGGCCGCGCCCGCGCAGTTGCGCAACGCCGCGGTCGCGATCGCCGCGCTGCGCGCGCTGGGTGGCGCGCCGACCAAGGCCCAGATCGCCGAAGGCGTCGCGCGCGCGCATGTGCCCGGCCGTTTGCAGCGTTTCGAACGCGACGGCATCGAGGTGTTGGTCGACGTCGGCCACAACCCGCAGGCGGCGCGCGAATTGTCCGCCTGGCTGGCGGCGACGCCGGCGGCGGGACGGGTGCGCGCGGTGTTCGCCGCGCTGGCCGACAAGGATGCCGCCGGCGTGGTCGCCGCGCTGGCGCCACGCATCGACGAATGGCACCTGGCCGGCCTGGCCGACAGCGGTCCGCGCGGCGTCGACGTGCACGCGTTCGCGCTGCGCCTGCAGGGCAGCGCCGCGGCCAAGGGCGATCGCCACGACGACGTCGCCGCCGCGCTTCAAGCCGCGCTCGCACGCGCGCAGCCCGGCGATCGCATCCTGGTGTTCGGCTCGTTCCACACCGCAGCGGCCGCGCTGGCGTTGCTGAGCCGATAACCGCCCGGCATCCGCCTGCCGCAACGCCCATGCGCCGAACCGGTGCGCGACGCCTTGTCGCTGCGCGCGCACACGGGCGACACTATCGGCGAGGGCGTGGGGACGCCCGCTCAGGGGAATTCGAATGTGGAAGTGGATGCTGGTCGGCCTGCTGGCCGTCTCGGCGGGCGTGCATGCCCAGGAAATGAGCGAAGCCGAGCGCAAGGCCGCCGAGCAGCGCATCGAACAAGTCGTCAAGTCGCTGCGCTACCAGGACGGCCAGATCGCGGTGGTCAAGGCCAAGGCGCATCTGAACCTGGGCAAGGAGTTCCGCTATCTGGACTCGGCCGACGCGCGCAAGGTGCTGGAGCAGCTGTGGGGCAACCCGCCCGACGCCGACGTGCTGGGCATGGTGGTGCCGCGCGACGGCGACCTGCTCGGCGATCAGGGCTGGGCGGTGGTGGTGACCTACGACGATGAGGGCTATGTGTCCGACGAGGACGCGGCCAAGATCGATTACGCGCAAATGTTGCAAGACCTCAAGGACGAGGCCAAGGAAGGCAGTAAGGAACGCCGCGAAGCCGGTTACGGCGGCATCGAACTGGTCGGCTGGGCCGAACCGCCGCATTACGACGCCGCGGCCAAGAAGCTGTACTGGGCCAAGGAACTGGCGTTCGAGGGCAACGAAGCGCACACCCTCAACTACGACATCCGCGTGCTCGGGCGCAGCGGTTATCTCAGCCTCAACGCCGTCGCCGGCATGGGCGAGATGGGGCAGGTGCGCACCGGCATGCAGCAGCTGTTGCCCGCGGTCGAGTTCGACCAGGGCGCGCGTTACGCCGACTACGACGCCAGCACCGACAAGGCCGCGGCCTACGGTCTGGCGGCCCTGGTCGGCGGCGGTGTCGCCGCCAAGGCCGGCCTGTTCGGCAAGATCGGCGCGCTGCTGCTGGGCCTGAAGAAGCTGCTGATCCCGCTGGTGCTGGTGATCGGCGCCTTCTTCGGCAAGATCCTGAGCTTCTTCCGCCGCGGCAAGAAGGACGGCGACGGCGGCGGCGTGGTCAGCTGAGCGGCCGCCCGTCGCCAACCGATGTCGCCGCCGCGCAGGAATCCGCGTAGCGGCGATCGTTCCCGTCGAATCCGCTGCGAGCCCGTCGTGACGGGCTGTGCGCCCGCGCCGATCGCGAAATCGGCGCGGCGCGCGACCGGCCGATGCGGCTACCTGAATGCCGTACACGCCGCCGACACCGGCTCGGCTGCCAAGCGGCGCTATAATTCGCGCCGGCACCCGGCCCTGCGAGCGATCGAGTAGCGATGGAACCTGCCCTGAAACAGCGACTGATCGGCGCGGCGGTGTTGGTCGCGCTGGCGGTGATTTTCCTGCCCATGCTGATCAAGGGACCGGCGCCCGAAAGCAGCGCCTCCGACGTCCCGCTCAATCTTCCCGAACAGCCCGACGGCCAGTTCGAAACCCGCGAACTGCCGCTGGTGACGCCGGGCGACGCGCCCAACGGCGGTGCGCTGGGCATGTCGCCGGCCGCGCAGGGCCCCGCCGGCGAAACCCTGCCGACCGTGGACACCGCCGCCGAAGCGGCCAAGGCCGCCGCCAGCGGCGCACTGCCCGCGGCCGCGGCCGGCGGAGACTACGCCGTGAGCTTCGGCAGCTATGCCACCCGCGCCGACGCTGACCGCATCGTCGCCGCCCTGGCCGGCGCGCAGCTGCCGGGCTACCAGGAAGCGGTGCCGGGCAACGGCCGCACCCTCTACCGCGTGCGCATCGGGCCGTACGGCTCGCGCGCCGACGCCGAAACCGCACGCCTGGCCTCGACCAAGGTGCGCAACGACAACAGCGCCAAGGTCGTGACCCTGGACGCCGACGCGACGCCCGCCGCCAGCGCCTCGGCCTCGCAGCCGGTCGCCGCGGCGCAGCCGACCGTGTCGGCCGCCGTGCCGCTGGGCGACAGCCGCACCGCCAGCAAGCCGGCCGCGTTGCCGCCGGAGCCGGCCGCCAAACCCGCCGTCGCGCCGGCCAAGCCCGCGGTGGCGACCGCCAAGCCCGCGACTGAGCCGGCCAAGCCGGCTGTCAAGCCCGCCGCCGAACCGACCAAGCCCGCCGCGGCGGTGCCGGCGCCGACCAAGCCGGCTGCCAGCAACACCGGTTTCGCGGTGCAGCTGGGCGCGTTCGGCAGCGCCGAGGAGGCCAACAAGCTGCGCGATCGCGCGCGTGCGGCCGGCTTCAGCGCCTTCGTCGAACAGGTCCGCACCGACAAGGGCACGCTCAGCCGCGTGCGCATCGGTCCGGTCGCCAACCGCGCCGACGCCGACAAGCTGAAAAGCCAGGCGGCGGCCAAGATCGGCGTCGACGGCCTCGTCCGTCCGCATCCCTGATCGGAGACCGCGATGGGCGCCGCCGACTTGATTCTGCTGGCGGTAGTCGCGATATCGGCCCTGTTGGGCCTGTTGCGCGGTTTCGTCGGCGTGGTCGCCTCGCTGGCGGCCTGGATCCTGGCCGGCTGGGCCGCGTTCGGCTTCGGCGGCAGCGCCGCGATGATGATGTCCGGCGACCGTTCGCCGGGCCTGGGCGAGATGTTCGGCGGCTACGCGCTGTGCTTCCTGGGCGTGCTGATCACGGTCTGGATCGTCGGCTACGTCGCCAAGCGCATGATCCACGAATCCGGCCTGTCCGGCGTCGATCGCGCCATGGGCTTCGTGGTCGGCGTGGCGCGCGGCGCGCTGATCGCCAGCATGCTGGTGATGCTGGTCGGTTTCACGCCGCTCGCGCATCGGCGCGAATGGCGCTCGGCGGCGCTGGTGCCGCTGTTCCTGCCGGGCGCGCACATGGTGCGCGGCTGGATGCCGGACTGGGCCGGTCGGGCCATGGATTTCAGCGGCGGCGCGCCGGCCTGGATGCCGTCGCTGCCCAAGATCGACCTGAACATGCAAGGCCTGTCGGGCATGCAAGGCATGCCCGGACTGGGCGGCGGCAACGGCCAGCCCTTCGGCCAGGACGTGCTGCCTATCCTCAACGACGGCGTGCTGCCCCTGCTCAAGGGCGCAGGCCTGAAGAATCCGCTACCGGGCGGCACGCCCGCGCAGGACGCGCCGCACGGCGATCCGGCGCAGATCGGTTCCGATCCGAAGCGCGACGACGCCCTGCCGATGCCCGTCGAGCAGGACGAAGCGTTCGTGATGTAACTCCACGCAACAGACAGCAGGACTCGAAATCATGTGCGGCATACTCGGCATCGTCGGCCATAACGACGTCGCGGCCCAGCTTTACGACGGCCTTACCGTGCTCCAGCACCGCGGCCAGGACGCGGCGGGCATCGCCACCGCCGACGGCGCCAAGCTGCGCGTGCACAAGGGCAACGGCCTGGTCAGCGACGTGTTCGACGAGAAGGCCATGGGCCTGCTCGAGGGCCGGGTCGGCATCGGCCATTGCCGCTATCCCACCGCCGGCAGCGAAGGCTCCGACGAGGCCCAGCCGTTCTACGTGAACTCGCCGTTCGGCATCGCGCTGGCGCACAACGGCAACCTCATCAACACCGACGCGCTGCGCCGCGAGGTGTTCGAGCAGGACCGCCGCAACGTCAATACCGAGTCGGATTCGGAAGTGCTGCTCAACGTGTTCGCGCACGAGCTGGACATGCAGCGCGCGCTGACCCCGGAGGCCGCGTTCAAGGCCATCGAGGGCGTGCACCGCCGCTGCGTCGGCGGCTACGCCGTGGTCGCGACCGTGCTGGGCCTGGGCCTGGTCGCGTTCCGCGATCCCAACGGCATCCGTCCGCTGGTGCTGGGCAAGCGCCGCAGCGGCGGTCAGGACGAGTACGCGATCGCGTCCGAATCGGTGGCACTGGACCTGCTGGGTTTCGAGCGCGTGCGCGACGTGCGCCCGGGCGAGGGCATCGTGGTCACGCCGCGCGGCGAACTGCACAGCCAGATGTGCGCCGAGCCGCGCCAGCATGCGCCGTGCATTTTCGAGTTCGTCTACTTCGCGCGTCCGGATTCGATGATGGACGACGTCTCGGTGCACAAGGCGCGCATGCGCATGGGCCAGACCCTGGGCGAGAAGATCCTGCGCCTGCGTCCGGACCACGACATCGACGTGGTGATTCCGATCCCCGACACCTCGCGCGACGCCGCGCTGGAAATCTCCAACGTGCTGGGCGTGAAGTACCGCGAGGGCTTCATCAAGAACCGCTACGTCGGCCGCACCTTCATCATGCCGGGGCAGGGCGAGCGCGCGAAGTCGGTGCGCCGCAAGCTCAATCCGATCCCGCTGGAGTTCCGCAACCGGGTGGTGCTGCTGGTCGACGATTCGATCGTGCGCGGCACCACCTCCAAGCAGATCGTGCAGATGGCGCGCGACGCCGGCGCGCGCAAGGTCTACCTGGCCTCGGCCGCGCCCGCGGTGCGCTATCCCAACATCTACGGCATCGACATGCCCTCGGCCGAGGAACTGGTCGCGCACGGCCGTACCGACGACGAGGTGCAGACGCTGCTGGGCTGCGACTGGCTGATCTATCAGGACCTGGACGCGCTGGAACAGGCGGTGTCGGGCCCGAAGCATCGCATCGACCATTTCGACTCGTCCTGCTTCAACGGCGAGTACGTGACCGGCATCGAGGCGGGCTATTTCGAGCGTCTGCAGCAGCTGCGCTCCGACGACGCCAAGAAGACCCGCCGGGTCTCGTGAGTTGAACCCCGAACGTTTCGCCCCGGCTTTTCCCCCCTTCGCAAAAGGGGGGCAGGGGAGATTTGCTTCTGCCCGCGTCTCATTCACTACCGGCTGACCCATGCCCAGCCTGTTCGACGCCGCGCGCGCCTGTCTGGACGCCGCCACGCCCGAGGACAAGGTCGCCGCGACCTTCGCCGCCGTCGCTGCCCACGCACGCGGCGAACTGAGCACGCCCGACGACGCGCCGGCAGCGGAGCCGATCCGCATGCCGGGCCGCCCCGAGCGGCCCTCGCTGGTGCATCCGCGCGACCTGCCCAAGCGCGGCTTCGGCACGCAGGAAGGGCGCGCCGCGTTCGTGCATGCGATCGCGCATATCGAATTCAACGCCATCGACCTGGCCTGGGACGCGGTCTACCGCTTTCGCGGACTGCCGGCGAGCTTCTACGCCGACTGGGTGAGCGTGGCCAACGACGAGGCGCGTCATTTCGAGTTGCTGCGCGCGCGCCTGCGCGAGCTGGGTTACGACTACGGCGATTTCGACGCCCATAACGGGCTGTGGGAAATGGCCGAGAAGACCGCCCACGACGGCCTGGCGCGCATGGCCCTGGTGCCGCGCGTGCTGGAAGCGCGCGGGCTGGACGTGACCCCGGGCATGATCCTCAAGCTGCGTTCGCTGGGCGACACCGCCACGGTCGCGATCCTGGAAACCATCCTGCGCGAGGAAGTCGCGCACGTCGCCGCAGGCTCGCACTGGTTCCGCTGGTACTGCGAACGCGACGGCATCGAACCGGGCCCGCGCTTTCGCGAACTGCTGGCCGAGTACGCGCGCGCCGTGCTCTACGGTCCGTTCAATTTCGAAGCGCGCAGCGCGGCGGGGTTCGACGACGAGGAACTGCGCATGCTGGAAACCTTCGTCCAGCGCTGAGCCGGCTCGGGTCTGCGTCCGGTCGGGTCGCCACATTCCGCAAAGTCGCGCCTCCTGGGCTGTGCAATCGTCGGTGCTCCATCAGGGGCGGGGGATGGCATGAAGCGCAATGGGCTATGGGCCGCGGTGCTGCTATGCGCCGCGATCGGACCGCTGCGGGCGCAGACGCCGACGCTGAGCGTCGAAGATTACGCGCGCGCCGAGCGAGTGCTGGACTACCACCTCAAGGGCCGGCTCAAGAACGCGCAGATCGTGCCGCGCTGGCTGCCCGATGGCCGCTTCTGGTATCGCCGCGACGGCGAGCACGCGACCGAGTACATGCAGGTCGACCCGGTCGCGCGCAACCGCGCGCCCTTGTTCGACAGCGCGCGCATGCGCGAGGCGATCCGCGAGGTGCTGCCGGCCGCGGCCAAGCGCGAGCCCGAGCCGCTGGCCGTCGCGATCGAGGACGGCGCATTGCGCGTACGCTTCGCAGGCGATGCGAACCGCCAGCTGTCCTGCGACGTGGTCGAACACCGCTGTCGCAGCGTCGCCCTCGGCACACCCGACCCGCTGTGGCTGCCATCGCCCGACGGCCGCCGTGCCGTGTTCGTGCGCGATCACAACCTGTGGCTGCGTGAACTCGACAGCGGCCGCGAGCGCGCCCTGACTCGGGACGGCGAGGCCTACTACGGCTACGGCGTGGTGCCCGATCTGTCGCTGCGCGCGGTGCCCAAGCAGCAGGGGCGCTGGCAGCGGCCGCCGTATCTGCTGCAGTGGTCGCCGGACGGCCGGCGTTTGTTCGGCACGCGCTTCGACGAGCGCCGCGTCCAGTCTTATCCGATGCTGGCGATGGCGCCCGAGGGCGGCCATCGGCCGGTGGCCTACGCCATCCGCATGGGACTGCCGGGCGATGCCGAGCAGGTGCGGGTGGAGTGGTACGCGATCGACGTCGACGGCGCGGGCGACGCGGCTCAACCGCGACGCATCGTGGCCCCCGAGGGCTGGGCCCCGTTCGTCGAGGCCGACACCTTCGGCTGGTCGACCGACCGTCGCCGCGTCTATGCCGCGATCGGCCGCTACGAGCGTTCCGCCCGCTTGCGTCTGGTCGAGCTGGACCTGGACAGCGGCCGTGTACGCGAAGTTCTGGAAGAGCAATCCAAGACGCGCGCGCAGCTCAACGGTTTCTTCTACAACCGCGCGGCGGTGCGCGTGCTGGCTGGCGCAGATCAGGTCGTGTGGTTCTCCGAACGCGACGGCTGGGGCCATCTGTATCTGTACGACCTGCGCGATGGTCGGCTGATCCGCCGACTGACCTCGGGCGAATGGCCGGTGCGCGACCTCGTCGGCGTCGACGAAGCGCGGCGCCTGGCCTACTTCACCGCCGGCGGACGCGAGCCCGGCGATCCCTATCTGCGACGCCTGTATCGGGTCGCACTGGACAGCGGCGAGATCGCGCTGTTGACGCCGGAGGATGCCGATCACGCAGTGGAGGTCGGAGTCGGCGCGTTCTCCGGCGGCACGGCGATCGCCTTGCTTTCGCCCGATGCCAACTACGTGCTCGACACTTACTCCACCCTGGAGTCGCCGCCGCGCACCGTGCTGCGCTCGACCCGCGACGGCACGGTGGCGCTGGAGCTCGAACGCGCGGACCCCAGCGATGTCATCGCGGCCGGCTGGCGCGCGCCTCAGCGAGTCAGGCTCAAGGCCGCCGACGGACGCACCGATCTGTGGGCGACGGTGTACTTCCCGCCGGGCTATTCGGCCGCGTCCGCCAAGCCGGGGCAGTACCCGATCATCGACGGGTTCTACGGCGGCCCGCACGTCACCAACGCGCCGGTCGGCATGCGCGAGGCGATGGTGGCGATGAATCCGATCTCGCGCTCGAGCCTGGCCGCGCTGGGTTTTGTGGTGCTCACCATCGATGGCCGCGGTACGCCCGGACGGTCGCGGTACTTCCACGACCTCAGCTTCGGCGCGGGCGCGGATCCGCAGATCGACGATCACGTCGCCGCCATCAAGGAATTGGCCGGGCGCTATCCGGGCCTGGATCTGCAGCGCGTCGGCGTCTACGGCCATTCCTACGGCGGTTACACCTCCGCGCGCGCGCTGCTGCGCTATCCGGACTTCTTCAAAGTCGCGGTGTCCTCGGCGGGCAGCCACAACTTCCAAGGGCTCTACGCCCACTTCGGCAGCATGGAGCGCCTGTT includes:
- the folC gene encoding bifunctional tetrahydrofolate synthase/dihydrofolate synthase → MQRTLADWLSHIERIHPKSIDMGLERIRAVAARLGLKRPGKKVITVGGTNGKGSTVAFVEAIARAAGKRVGAYTSPHLLAYNERVRIDGRDADDAALVEAFEAIEAARLRDGEIALTYFEYGTLAALWLFERAQLDLAILEVGLGGRLDATNIVDPDVAVITTVDLDHQDYLGDDRESIGFEKAGIARGWKPLVLGDDDPPSSVLRHAYAIGASALRANCDFFFEALPAQLDAAPQWRWREVGYRAELPMPQLAAPAQLRNAAVAIAALRALGGAPTKAQIAEGVARAHVPGRLQRFERDGIEVLVDVGHNPQAARELSAWLAATPAAGRVRAVFAALADKDAAGVVAALAPRIDEWHLAGLADSGPRGVDVHAFALRLQGSAAAKGDRHDDVAAALQAALARAQPGDRILVFGSFHTAAAALALLSR
- a CDS encoding CvpA family protein produces the protein MGAADLILLAVVAISALLGLLRGFVGVVASLAAWILAGWAAFGFGGSAAMMMSGDRSPGLGEMFGGYALCFLGVLITVWIVGYVAKRMIHESGLSGVDRAMGFVVGVARGALIASMLVMLVGFTPLAHRREWRSAALVPLFLPGAHMVRGWMPDWAGRAMDFSGGAPAWMPSLPKIDLNMQGLSGMQGMPGLGGGNGQPFGQDVLPILNDGVLPLLKGAGLKNPLPGGTPAQDAPHGDPAQIGSDPKRDDALPMPVEQDEAFVM
- the purF gene encoding amidophosphoribosyltransferase produces the protein MCGILGIVGHNDVAAQLYDGLTVLQHRGQDAAGIATADGAKLRVHKGNGLVSDVFDEKAMGLLEGRVGIGHCRYPTAGSEGSDEAQPFYVNSPFGIALAHNGNLINTDALRREVFEQDRRNVNTESDSEVLLNVFAHELDMQRALTPEAAFKAIEGVHRRCVGGYAVVATVLGLGLVAFRDPNGIRPLVLGKRRSGGQDEYAIASESVALDLLGFERVRDVRPGEGIVVTPRGELHSQMCAEPRQHAPCIFEFVYFARPDSMMDDVSVHKARMRMGQTLGEKILRLRPDHDIDVVIPIPDTSRDAALEISNVLGVKYREGFIKNRYVGRTFIMPGQGERAKSVRRKLNPIPLEFRNRVVLLVDDSIVRGTTSKQIVQMARDAGARKVYLASAAPAVRYPNIYGIDMPSAEELVAHGRTDDEVQTLLGCDWLIYQDLDALEQAVSGPKHRIDHFDSSCFNGEYVTGIEAGYFERLQQLRSDDAKKTRRVS
- a CDS encoding energy transducer TonB, translated to MALAEQGLSGVTLLMLEVDPCGAVAQVRVERSSGYAEFDQAAVEAAQGWRLAPAYQDGVAVPQRVRRPVRFELIEDLP
- a CDS encoding histidine phosphatase family protein, which produces MRILLARHGETPWNAEGRYQGQEDIPLSPIGEAQAAALGERLREVTITRAVASPLVRARRTAELALGPQRAASLQLDPGLMEIAHGTWEGLLASEIRERDGERLQAWRDTPHEVLMPGGESIQHVFDRAWPAFARAAEGLGEHDTLLVVAHDAVNRVLLCRVLGIPLARLWTFRQAPTTLNLLEGADVDHLDVVRLNDCSHHTLLFGEAVHRAL
- a CDS encoding SPOR domain-containing protein; this translates as MEPALKQRLIGAAVLVALAVIFLPMLIKGPAPESSASDVPLNLPEQPDGQFETRELPLVTPGDAPNGGALGMSPAAQGPAGETLPTVDTAAEAAKAAASGALPAAAAGGDYAVSFGSYATRADADRIVAALAGAQLPGYQEAVPGNGRTLYRVRIGPYGSRADAETARLASTKVRNDNSAKVVTLDADATPAASASASQPVAAAQPTVSAAVPLGDSRTASKPAALPPEPAAKPAVAPAKPAVATAKPATEPAKPAVKPAAEPTKPAAAVPAPTKPAASNTGFAVQLGAFGSAEEANKLRDRARAAGFSAFVEQVRTDKGTLSRVRIGPVANRADADKLKSQAAAKIGVDGLVRPHP
- a CDS encoding DUF2167 domain-containing protein, producing the protein MSEAERKAAEQRIEQVVKSLRYQDGQIAVVKAKAHLNLGKEFRYLDSADARKVLEQLWGNPPDADVLGMVVPRDGDLLGDQGWAVVVTYDDEGYVSDEDAAKIDYAQMLQDLKDEAKEGSKERREAGYGGIELVGWAEPPHYDAAAKKLYWAKELAFEGNEAHTLNYDIRVLGRSGYLSLNAVAGMGEMGQVRTGMQQLLPAVEFDQGARYADYDASTDKAAAYGLAALVGGGVAAKAGLFGKIGALLLGLKKLLIPLVLVIGAFFGKILSFFRRGKKDGDGGGVVS
- the serA gene encoding phosphoglycerate dehydrogenase, coding for MKVLACDGIHEDGLALFRDAGWDVVVAPAPIKDPDVLALALADVDAVLVRSATAVPAQALREAKQLRVIGRAGAGVDTIDVDAATARGIAVMNAPDGNTLAAAEHAISLLFALARHIPRADAGMKAGEWPKAGLTGFELEGKKLGVIGLGRIGGTVARKAQGIGMEVAAFDPFLPASAAGKGSVPLKTLDELLAWADVITLHIPRTKETTNLLSEARMRAMKKGAYLINAARGGLVDESALLTLLDEGHIAGAALDTFATEPLQADSPLRANAKLILTPHLGASTSEAQQAVSTILARQIIDFVATGAVAGCVNLPPLTAEAAREVGPWMPLMSSLGRLAARLVPAPTRLEITYAGRTEALDTRPLSRLLVAALLGTASGRVTPVNALQEAAARGLTVAETLGGDGDGFDRLLKLRVIGEHRTREIEATLHRGPRVVRLDGVEIEFDPQAHVLLLRNEDRPGMIGLVGSQLGAAGVNIVNFALGAAGDGQARAAITVDKPVTDEQLATLRATPGILSLAQV